A genomic region of Corticium candelabrum chromosome 6, ooCorCand1.1, whole genome shotgun sequence contains the following coding sequences:
- the LOC134180740 gene encoding tigger transposable element-derived protein 6-like — MTSDLFQSWLNTVNIKIKSENRSILLFMDNCSAHPHVIRSNVKLVLLPPNNTSRLPPCDAGIIRTVKMHYRKQLLRSILARMDEATCASDLVKSVNILDAIMFLSRDWDAVQPSTITRCFEKCRFVESSVREEENETAGEVNLEMDLQFLVHSADTTWAEYSNCDQKLATSYTEEDVDWEQTALERAVNEDKETQNESDTYVEDDAEAVGDDTSKCLSEREAAVHLHQLRDFAALDNAELLQLISKSQSIVEKLQRTSKMFNIQSRITVFVK; from the coding sequence ATGACAAGCGACCTCTTTCAATCTTGGCTCAACACAGTGAACATTAAGATAAAAAGTGAAAACCGGTCAATCTTGCTATTTATGGACAACTGCTCTGCCCATCCACATGTTATACGCAGTAACGTAAAATTAGTCCTTCTACCACCCAACAACACATCTCGACTTCCGCCCTGTGATGCAGGCATCATACGAACTGTGAAGATGCACTATCGAAAACAACTGCTACGCAGCATCTTGGCGAGAATGGATGAAGCAACATGTGCATCAGACTTGGTAAAAAGTGTCAATATTCTTGATGCCATCATGTTCCTAAGTAGAGATTGGGATGCTGTTCAACCATCTACTATTACTAGGTGTTTCGAAAAGTGTCGGTTTGTGGAGTCGAGTGTGAGGGAGGAAGAAAACGAAACAGCTGGAGAAGTGAATCTTGAAATGGATCTACAGTTTCTGGTGCACTCTGCTGATACAACATGGGCTGAGTACTCAAACTGTGACCAGAAGCTGGCCACTTCCTATACTGAAGAAGATGTAGATTGGGAGCAAACGGCACTCGAGCGTGCTGTTAACGAAGATAAGGAAACCCAAAATGAGTCTGACACATACGTGGAAGACGATGCTGAGGCAGTGGGTGATGATACCAGtaaatgtctgtctgagaGGGAGGCTGCTGTTCACTTACACCAACTTAGGGACTTTGCTGCACTCGATAACGCTGAATTGTTGCAGCTGATTTCGAAAAGTCAATCAATTGTGGAAAAGTTACAACGTACCTCAAAGATGTTCAATATACAAAGTAGAATCACAGTGTTTGTCAAGTAG